ACAGTAGGCCAACGCGCGGTTGATGTCGGTGCCGCCGCCCAGTTGAATGCCGTACAGCACGTCCACCGGGTCGTCCAGGTTCTCCGAGAGGTCCACGACTTCGGTGTCGAACACCACCACGCGGGTGTCCACGGCCGGCAGGCTCGCCAGCACGGCGCCGAACACGCCGGCGTACACCACGCTGGAGGCCATGCTGCCGGACTGATCCAGGCACAGCACGATGTCGCGCAGGCTGCGGCGTTTGCGCCCGTACCCCACCAGCCGCTCGGGAATCACCGTGTTTTTCTCCGGCAGGTAATTCTTCAGGTTCTTGCGGATGGTGCTGTCCCAGTCGATCTCGCCGGGGCGGGGGCGGAAGTTGCGCTGGGCGCGGTTGAGGCTGCCCGTCACGGCGGCGCGGGTGGGTTCCTCCAGGCGCCGGGTCAGGTCATCCACGACCTTGCGCACCACCGCGCGGGCGGCGTCCTTGGCTTTGGCGGGCATCACGCCCTTCAGGGTCAGCAGCGTACCCATGAGGTTCACGTCCGCCTCCACGTTCTCCAGCATTTCCGGCTCGAACAGCAGTTGCGTCAGGTTCAGTTTCTCGATGGCGTCCTTTTGCATGACCTGCACGACGCTCGAAGGGAAAAACTCGCGCACGTCCGCCAGCCAGCGCGCCACTTTCGGCGCACTGCCCCCCAGCCCGCCCTTGCGGGTTCCCGTTTCGGCGTCGTACAGGCCCGCCAGGGCGTCGTCCATGCGCCTGTCCTCCAGGCCGAGGGAAATCCCAACCCCTTCCCCGTGGGTCAGGCCGTCGGCCTCACCGCCCCCCAGCACAAGTCGCCAGCGGCGCAGGCGTTCAGCATTGAATTCCGTCATGGGTTCACTCCCAGCATTTTCAGGACGATGGGAACGACCTGCATGCCGCGTTCCTCGTCAATTTCCGTGACCACCCCGCGCGGCTTCACTCCGCCGCCCTTCAGGTTCTCGCCGATGGCGCGGCGTTCGGCTTTCTCGAAGCGGGAGAACACGCGCCGCAGCAGGGGCAGCACTTCCTGAAAAGTGCTCTGTTCCAGGCCGGAGAGCCAGCCGTCCAGCAGGTTGAGCAGGGGCGCGTCGTGGATGAGGAGCGTGCCGCTGTGACCCAGGAACCCGTCGAGCCACGCGGTCACGTCCAGAGGTGCGGCGCTGCTCAGGGCGAGGCTGAGGCGACGTTCCACGTCTTCCCTCTCCAGGTGCGCGGCGTCGCGCAGCCGGCGCACGGCGTCCCCGACGAGGACGGGCGCGGTGTCGTCGCGGTCGGCGAGGCGCCGCAGGGCCGCCTGCCACTCGCGCAGGGCCGCCGGGTCGTCCAGCAGGCGCACGGCCGCGTCGGCCTGCTGCACCTGCTGGCGCAGTTCGTTCGCGGCGTCCTCGGCCAGGCCGATAGCGGCGGTGGGGAGCCCCACACTGGCCCGCGTGAGGAGCGTGCGGAAGGTTCCGGCAGCCTGTTCGTCCCCGCTGGCCGCGCGGCCGCGCACGTCCCCGTAACGGGCGAGCCGGGCAAGGGGTGGCAGGGCGCCCAGCAGGTCGCCCACATCGGCGTTCAGGGCAGCGCGGGCGTTCAGGGCGTTCAGGGCGGGCGGCACAGCGGCCGTCAGATCGGCGTGCCGGATGGCTTCCAGCAGGGCCGTCAGTTCGGAAAGCGTCGTGGCGTTGTGCGCGGCGTCCACCGAGTGCGCCGTGGCGGCCTGTTCCACCGTCTGCCCGTAGCGGCTGGCCTCAACGAGGCGCACGCTGAATTCCGGTTTCCACACCAGCACCCACGCTTCCTTGAACGTGCCCTTGCCACTGGCGTACCGTTCCTGCGCCCACGGCACGCCCAGCAGGTTCAGGCGGTGAAACAGGGCGCTGCGCTCCAGATCGGTGTCCTTGCGCAGATCCAGGGTCAGGTCGTCCTGCTCGGCCTGCACTTTCAACCGCAGCTTCTTCTGCTGCCGCGCCATGTCCTGCGCCAGAGGCACGGAAGGCGTGTCGTCCGGCACTTTGCCCAGCGCCTCGCCCACAATAAGCTTCTGTGAGATCAGGCGCAGCGGCAGGTCGCTGTCCCAGCCGAAAACGCTCAGGGCCGCTTCGTTCAACTCGTCCAGGCCCGGCAACGCCCGCCCACGCAGGAACGCAAGGGTGTTCGCCAGGCGCGTGGCCTCGATGACGCTGGCGCTGCTGGCGTCCAGTTTCTCATCGCGCAGCAGCCGCGCGGCGCGGGCGAACCAGCGTTCCGTGACGTGCTGCGGCGTGGTGAAGAGGTGGTGGTAGTAGCCCGGCGAGCGCACGCCCGCGCCGTACCCGCTGCTCATGCTGAGGCGCCCGTGTGTCCAGGGCACCCAGGTCAGGCTGACTTTCGCTTTGGGCAGGCCCTTCAGGATGGCCGCGTCCTCCTTCGCCCTGAAGGCTTCCGTGTCCAGCGCGGGCGAGTGCCACGCCCCGCACACCACCGCCACCCGCTGAAACCCTTCCTTGAGCGCCGCGCGAATGGTCTGGCGCATGAACGCCTCGCGCATCGCCTCGCGGCCCAGCGGGGCTGGCGCACCTACCCGCACCGCCTGCATGGCTTCCAGAATCGCCTCGAATACCACGAAGTCGTTTCCGCGCGCCTCCACCAGCGTTTCCCACCAGCGCTCGAAGTCGCTGTATCCCGCCGCCTGCGCCAGCACGCGCAGAGGGTCAGCCCGCAGTTCGGCGTCCATGTCCGGGGCGTCGGGCATGTCCGGCTTCCCCTTGCCCTGCGCGGCGTCCGGTTCCGCTGCGTCTGATCCTGCGGCGTCCAGTCCCCCTTCATCCTCGTCGCGCAGGGCGAGCGTGGCACTGGCGGGCAGGTCCATGAACCGCGCCTGTGCCCCTGCGCCAGTCTGACGGGATTGGGCTGCCCAGCGGAACGCCACGAACTCCGGACTGAACGCCGCAAAAGGCCAGAAGGCCGCCCTGGCCGGGTCATCCGTTACGTACCCCAGCAGCGCCACTGGCGGCTCCAGTTCCTCGCGGGTCAGGAAAGGCAGCACCGAATCCGCATCCGCCGGGCCTTCCACCAGGATGATGTCCGGTTGAAGCTGATTCAGGGCGTGTTCCAGACTGCGGGCCGAACCGGGCCCGTGGTGCCGGATGGGAAAAATGGAGACTTGAGGCGTCATAGGTAGAGTAAGCCTCCCTTCTCAAGAAAGCCGCTGAACTCGTCCGGCACGTGGTCAATCCGGTTCCAGCGCAAGTCCAGCTTTTCCAGCCGGGGCAGCAGCGCCAGCCAGCCGGGAAGTCCGGTGAGGCGGTTGGCCCGCAAATCCAGGAAACGCAGTTCCCTCAGTTCGCGCATGGACTCCGGGAGTTCGCTCAGTTCGTTGAATCGCAAGTCCAGCACGGCCAGATTCCGCAATTGACCGATGCTGTCCGGCAGATGCGCCAGCTTGTTGCCCTGCGCGTTGATTTCCCGCAGGTTCACACACCGGCCCAGTTCAGCGGGAAGCTGCGTCAGGTCGTTCTTCATGACGTGCAATTCACGCAGGTGTCGCCACTGACCGATGCTTGTCGGCAGGGTGGCGAGACGATTGTTGTACGCCCGGAATTCGACGAGGTTTTCCAGTTCACCCAGCCCGTCGGGAAGTTCCGTCAGCGCGTTGTCTGTGACGTTCAGGTAGGTCAGGTTGACCAGCGTGCGAATCGAATCAGGCAGCGAGGTCAGGCCGTTGTTGCTGACGTACAGGAACCGCAGTTCGCGCAGGCCGCCGAAGCAGTCGGGCAGGCCGGCCAGCCGATTGTGCCCCAGGTCGAGCATCCGCAGGCTGTGCAGGCCACCCAGTTCCGCTGGAAGAGACGCGAAGTTGTTCCCGGACAGGTTCAAGGTGTGCAAGCGGGTGAACGTCCACAACCAATCGGGAATGTCCGTGAGCTGGTTGTCGTACACGCTCAGCGACTCAAGGTTGTCCGCCTCACGCAGCGCTTCCGGCCACTGGCTCAGGCCACAGCTGTTCAGGTTGACGTGAACAGGCCAGGGCGCACCCGCTTTCACCGCCTCCAGGAGAGACTGACCTCTGGGGCCCCTGGGGTGCTGGTGAGAGAAGAACTCTCCCATCAGCTCACAGTCCGGCAGGCTTTGTAGAAGTCCTTCCAGTCGTCGCGTTTCTTGGCGACAGTTTCCAGGTACTCGCGCCAGATCACGCCGTCCTGCACCGGGTCTTTGATGACGGCCCCGACCAGGCTGGCGGCAGTGTCGTGGGCCGACAGCTCGCCACTGCCGAAGTGCGCGGCCAGCGAAAGGCCGTGGTTGACGACGCTGATGGCTTCGGCAGTGCTCAGGGTGCCGCTGGGGCTTTTCAGCCTGGTTTTGCCGTCCTCGGTGACCCCGGCGCGGAGTTCGCGGAACACCGTGACGATGCGGCGCACTTCCTCCAGGGCGGGGGGCGCGGCGGGAATTTCCAGGGTTCTGGCCAGGCTGTTCACGCGGCTGATGACGATGTTCACCTCGTCGTCCAGGCTGTCGGGCACCGGCAAAACGACGGTGTTGAAACGGCGTTTGAGGGCGCTCGAAAGGTCGTTTACGCCCTTGTCGCGGTTGTTCGCGGTGGCAATGAGGTTGAAGCCGCGCACCGCCTGCACTTCCGTGTTCAACTCGGGAACAGGCAGGCTTTTCTCGGACAGGACGGTGATCAGGGTGTCCTGCACGTCGCTTTGCACGCGGGTCAGTTCCTCCAGCCGGGCAATTTTGCCCTGGCGCATGGCGTGCATGATGGGGCTTTCCACCAGCGCGGCCTCGCTGGGGCCTTCGGCGAGCAGGCGGGCGTAATTCCAGCCGTAGCGGATGGCTTCCTCGCCCGTTCCGGCGGTGCCCTGCACCAGCAGCGTGCTGTCGCCGGAGATGGCGGCGGCCAGGTGCTCACTGACCCAGCTTTTGGCGGTGCCGGGCACGCCGATCAGCAGCAGGGCGCGGTCCGTGGCGAGCGTGGCCACGGCAATTTCCATCAGGCGCCTGTCCCCGACGTATTTGGGCGTGATCTCGGTGTCCCCGGCCTTCCCGCCCATCAGGTACGTCAGGACGGCCGCGGGCGACAGGTTCCAGCGCGGGGGCCTGGGCCGGGTGTCGTGCTCTGCCAGCGCGGTCAGTTCATGGGCGTACTGCTGCTCGGCGTGTTGACGGAGGACGGTGGTTTCCAGGTGGGTCATGGGGTTTCTCCTTTAAGGTCAGTGTGAATTCGGGCTTCCTGGAAGTCGTCGTGCATGAGGCGGCGTTGCTCGAGCAGGCGCAGCATGGCGGCGTACCTCAGGCGCAGGTAGGTGGCGTGGTAGTCGTCGCTGTCTTCCTGGGGCGGGAGTGGGGCAGTTGATGCGTGCGGGTGGGCGTGGTGGGCGGCGTTTTGCATGACGGCTTCCCAGCGGTAGTCGTTCTGATGCTGATTGGCGCGGCTGACCTGCCCGTGAATGACATTGAGGACTTGTTCGCTCAGGTCAACGGGCCAGGCGCCGGGCAGGACGCTGAGCAGCGTGAGGAGGTGCGAGGCGTCCGGCTGGCCTTGCAGGTGCGTGCCAATGCGCCCGGCGATGGTCTCCGGGGCGCTGATTTGCAGAAGGGCCAGGTCGTCCGGGTAACAGGGTTGCAGGACGTTCGCGGTGGGTACGTGCCGGGTGGCCAGGGTGGCCCAGCGCAGCTGATCGGCGGCGCCCAGCGCCTGAATGAGGCCGGACAGCTGTTCCGGCGTGAGGTGCAGCGCGTCCGCGAGGGCCTGTGGGTGCGTGTTCTGGATGAGTTCCCGAAAACGATCCAGTGCCACCCTTTTGTGCGGGTCAATGGCAGTCAGGCCATCACGGCCGGCGTCCGCGTCGAGTGTTTCCGGGAGGTGCAGGGAGACTTTCTGTTTGCCCAGGAGCTTCCCGAGCAGACCGACTTTTTCCTGCTGGAGCATACCGGCGACGCGCTCGGTCATGCGGGCGTTGTAGGCGCTGCCGGGCAGGGATTGCAGCAACACGCGGGCCAGCTCCTGCACCTCGCGGCTGCGGTCGGTCAGGGCGTCTTCCAGCAGGGGTTCCAGCGTGGCGTCCTCGTCCGTCCAGGTGTCTTGCAGCACGCTGAGCAGGCGTTTTCTGGCTCCAGCCTTCTCCGTTTTGAAGTGCTGGGTCAGCAAGTCGCGGGCCGCGTCGGGGGTTTTCTCGCGCAGGTCACGGAACAGGCCTTCTTTCTGCGCTTCGGTGGCCGTGAGCCAGGCGTCCTCGCTGAAGGTGGTGGCGTTGAACCGCCAGTCGGGGTTGAGTGAAGCCAGCCACATGCTGCGTTCACCCAGCACCGGGCGCAGGTTCACGCGCAGGGTGGTGTCGAAACGGGCCAGGTCAAGCAGCCCGGGCAGGGCGCTGTGGGGAATGCGCCAGCCCGTCTGAGCGCACAGTTGCAGCCACTCGTTCACGACCGGCGTGTTCACCACAATGGGCAGGTGCCGGGCCACTCGCGCGGGGGCCTCCGGCAGGGTGTCCACCGGGGCGGGCGTGGGGACATCGTGCTGAAGAGGTGCGGCGCGGCGTCCAGCACACTCCACCGCTCCGGCCAGGGCCGCGCGCGAAAGCAGAACACCTTCCGGGTCGCCCTGAATGGCGTTCAGCGGCTCGCTGAGGAGTGTCCCGGCATGAACGGGTGGCGTGCTGCGCGACGTGCCGACCAGCGCTGCGGCCAGTAAGTCCTGAACATCCTTCATTCTTTCTCCCCTGTGCCCACCGTGCCCGAGATCAGCAGGTGCTGGCCGTCCCACTCGCCGAACACCTGCATGGGTTGCCCGCCACTTTGCGCCAGCAGCAGGTAAGGTTGCCTGCTGTCGATCAAACGCAGGGGTAAAGTCCGATCTGTCGCGTCCAGCAGATGCCAGTTCGTGCCGTCATTCATAATCTTGACGTTCTGGAGCCGATAAATGCCGCTGCGTTCCAGCCACGGGTTGCGGGCCAGCAGCTGTGCATGGCGTTCCAGCAGTTCGTCCAGCGTGAAGGCCTCCGGGCTTTGCTCACTGCGCGGACTCATGGACGCTTCGCCCCGCAGCAGGGCGCGTTGAGGCGTGGCGGACGGAACGAAACAGACTTCGGCGTCGAGCGTGGCGCCCAGCGGGGAACCGGGCGGCAACGGGCGGCCGGACGGCGCGAAATCCAGCAGCAAGGCGTGGTGTCTCCCCTGCTGAAGCCAGGTGCGGCGGGTGGTGAAGGTGTCTTCTTCCTCGGTGAACTGCGCGGCGACCAGCCACTTGCCCCGCAGGCCGGGCCGGGCCAGCACTTCGGCCTGACTCAGCGGGAAGCCGAGGGCGGTTCGCAAGTCCGCCTGTTCGTCGTCGGTGAGGGTGTCACGGCGCGTCCACGCTTCACACAGCAGGTGCAATTTTGCCAGGTGCGTGAGCAGCGCGGCGGGTTCGCCTAGCAGTTCGGGAATCTTCCTGACCTGCCGGGCCGCTCCACCGGCCTGAGCGTCCACCAGCCGGGCGGCTTGCGTGTCCCAGTCGCTGTAAGGGCGGCCCCTCGCCTGCGCCAGGCCGTCTCTCACGAGATCCTTGAGGAAAAGGTCCAGCGCCGCCAGGCCGTCCGTGACCTTCTTCTCGCGCGCGGCGCGGCGTCTGGCCTGCGCGGCCGGGTCGACTTCCTTCCTGGCCGCCTCTTCGGTTTTCTGCTCTTTACTCTCGGCCCTCTGCTCTCTGCCCTTGACCCAGGTTTGCAGGCTTTCCGGCGCGTCCGCCTGTCCGAAGTCGCCCGCGTGCGTGATGTGCAGCAGCAGCAGGGCCAGGGCGTGTTTGCAGGGGAATTTGCGGCTGGGACAACTGCATTTGCTGACCAGGCCGTTCAGGTCGACGCCGGTCAGGTACGGGTCTTTGCCGCTGCCCTGTGCCTGTCCCCAGAGCATGCCGGCGGGGGCGTTCAGGTTCTGCCATTTGGCCGGAGTGGCGAGTTTCTTGCCGTTGCTGGCGCTGGCACTGTCAGGGGCAAGGGCCAGGATGGTTTCAGGGGTGAGGTTCATGGATCATCCTTTAATACTGATTACGTTATGGACGTAATTGTAACGGATGAACACTGAAGGAGCAAGCCATTCTGTGGGGTCGGGTATCAGCGGAAGTGACGGACTGTCCGGGACGGCGGTGGGCCATGCGCTCTGGGGAAAAAACTTACCCTCCTGAAAACGAAAAAGGCCGACCCGACAGGCCGACCTTGAGAAGGAAAAGCGAATTAGCGAACGGCGGTGATGCGCACGGAACGCGCCCCGAAGCGAATGGCTTCGCCGTAGCTGGGCATCCAGATGTCCACGCTGCCGACCTTGCGGGCGGCCATGGTGTCCTCGACGATAAACACGCGACCACCGAGGTTGTAGCGGCCACTGAGATCCTGAATGGTCACGCGGCTGCCGTAAGGGAAGATACGCAGCAGGTCGCGGCTCAGGGCGATGACGCCGGGTCGGGTGCGGGTGCCAGTGGCGGTGATGTTGGGGGTGCTGTCGGTCTGCGCGGCGTGGCTGCTGTACGCGGTGGCGCGGGCCACCACGCTGCGGCCGGTGCGGGCGGCGACGTACGTGTCGAGCGTGACCTGCTGGGCGCCGGCCTGGCTGGGCAGCACACTGGCGGCGCTGGCCAGAACGAGGGCGGAAACGGCAAGGGTTTTCTTGAGGCTGTTCAACATGGTTCTCCTGTCGGCATCCAACGCAAAAGCACACCACCGGCAGACGCGGTGGAGAGAAGCTCGTGGACTTTATTTCTTAAGATCTCGCTGCGGGCAGCGGGGATAACTCTCAGGCAGATGGAACTCAGGGTTGGTCACTGAAGTGGTACTCAAACTGACCAGGGCGGAACCTTCCTACGTCAAACAGCCTAGCAACGTAAATGAGTTAAAAATAAGAAACAAGGATTTTTTCTCTCACTAAAACCGTTTAATTTTACTGTCCGAAATCACATTATGCCGGGTTTTACCCTTTGGGATCGACAGCTTAAAAATGAGTCAAGTTCTAATCGACTCATTTAGTTTCTCACTTTAAATTTCTCACCAGGGAGCCATCGACGCGCTTTTCAGCAGCCTCACTCCCCAATCAAGCTGGCAAGACCACTCTTTTAACGTGATGTTCCTGCTCAGGTAACTTAAATAGCGGATGAAGGTCACGTTTACGACCTCCATCCGGCTTCGTTTCCTCATTTTTCACATTTTCTGACGTCAGCCTGTCGGCATTGGTCGCTAATCCCAGACAAGCGGAAGATCAGGGCGCGGAGGTGGCCGCCGGAGCCGCTGCCCAGTCGGAGAACAGGCCCGCCGCGATCTTCTTGTAGATGGGGGCCGCCAGCATCGAACCCTGGTAGTCCAACTTTGCGCCGTGCACCATTACAGCCACGGTCACGCGCGGCGCGTCGGCCGGAAAGAACCCGGCGAACACACTGTCGTACAGTTCCTTCGAGTACTTACCGCCCACGACCACCTGCGAGGTTCCCGTTTTCCCGGCCAGGCCGTACCCCTCCAGACCTGCGTTGGCGAAAATGCCCTCCTTCACCACGGCTTCCAGCATGGTGCGAGTCTCGCGGGCCACGGCGGGCTTCAGCACCTCGCGCCGCTCGCCGGGCGTGGCCCCCTCGACCAGGCGCGGCGTGATGTAAAGGCCATCGTTCGCAAGGGTGTTGAACGCCGCCGCCAGTTGCAGGGTGGTGCTGCTCATGCCCTGCCCGAAAGAACTCGTGACGCGCACCAGGTCGTCCCACTTGCGGATGTTCTGCAGGCGGCCCGTGGCCGTGGACAGCACCGGCAGCTGCACGTCCTGCCCGAAGCCGTAGTTCAGCAGGTAATTGCGCATATCGGTGGCCGGGAACTTCTCCACGATGTGGCTCATGCCGACGTTGCTGCTGTAGCGCAGCACGTACTTGGTGGTCAGGGTGGCCGGGTGGTCCACGGCGTCGTTAATGACGCTGCCCCACCTGCCCCCCACATGGCGCTGCATGGGCGTGGTGTACAGCGTGTCGGGCGTGGTCAGGCCCTCGTTCATGGCCGCCGCCACCACCAGGCCCTTCACGGTCGAGCCGGGTTCGTACACGTCCAGGAAAGGACGGTTGCGGCGCGTTTCGGCGCTGTAGCTGCGCCAGTTGTTGGGGTTGAACTCCGGGTAACTGGCCGCTGCCAGAATGCGCCCGGTCAGGGTCTCCATGACGATCACGGACCCGTATTCACCTTTATGCGCCTTGACCCTCTCGGCCAGCGCGGCCTCGGCACTGGCCTGGGTGCGCGGATCGACGGTCAGTTTCACGTCCTCGCCCACTTCCAGCGTGCGGTTGTACGCCGCTTCCAGCCCCTCCAGCCCCTCGGTGTCGCCCATCATGCCCAGTACCTGCCCGGCCAGGTGCCCCTGCGGGTAGGTGCGCTTGCCGTTCACGCTGCGGGCCAGTACCGAGCCGTCCGCGGCGTAAATGGTGCCGCGCGCCTGCATCACGTTGCGTTTCACGGTATTGGGCAGGCCCCACTCCAGTTGCGCGTAAGCCCACACCAGCGTCAGGAACATCAGCAGGGCGACGGCTTGCATGATGTGGGAGCGGTTACGGATCTTTATTTCCATTGCGTCTTCACCTCGATGGCGGGGGTGGAAGAGGGGGTCAGGGTTTCGGGGGGGGCTTCACCCGCGCCCAGGTCACGGGTGGTGGCGCTGGCGGCTTTCTCGGCGAAGCGTTGCAGGCCGTTTTGCACGGCCCACTGCTGCACCTTCTGCGGGCTGCTGGCGGCCTGAACGCGCACCTCCAGGTCATCGCGCTGGGTTTGCAGGGCGGCTTCCTGGCGCTGCACCTCGCGCAGGTGAGGCCGGATGTCCTGCGTGAAGTAGCGCGCAGCCACCAGCAGCAGGGCCAGCACCAGGTAGATGCCCAGGTAGCGCAGGGTGCGGCGTTGCCAGGTGGCGGTGGTCGTGTCGAAGTTGGGGAAGGCCATCATTCTGCCTCCTCCGCTGAGGGGGGGTCAGTGGTTTTCCCAACGCTGGTTTTCCCGGTGCTGGTTTTTTCCGGGCTGGTTTTCTCGGCACCGCGAAGCTTGGCGCTGCGGGCGCGCGGATTGGTGGCCTGCTCCTGTTCGCTGGCGACCACCGGGCGTTTGGTGAGGGGCGTCAGGGCAGAGCTGCCCAGCAGGAAGCGTTTCACGATGCGGTCTTCCAGCGAATGGAAACTGATGACCGCCAGTCGCCCGCCCGGTTTAAGCAGATGCTCGGCGGCGCCCAGGCCATCGCGCAGCGCCCCCAGTTCGTCGTTCACGTGAATGCGCAGCGCCTGAAAAGTGCGCCTCGCCGGGTGAATCCCCTTCGAGAAGCCAGGGTAGGCGCGTTTGATCAGCTCGGCGAGTTGCACGGTGGTTTCGATGGGCGTTTTGTAGCGGGCCTGCGTGATGGCGCGCGCGATGCGGCGCGAGTGGCGCTCCTCGCCGTACTCGTAGATGATCGCGGCCAGTTCGGCTTCTTCGTAGGTGTTCACCACGTCTGCGGCCGTCTCGCCGCTCTGGGCCATGCGCATGTCCAGCGGCGCTTCACTGTGGTACGAGAAACCGCGCTCCACGTCATCGAGCTGGAAACTGCTCACGCCGATGTCCAGCAGAATGCCGTCGACAGCGCTGACGCCGATCTCGGCCAGGAGCGTTCGCATGTCGCGGTAGTTGCCCTGCACCACGGTCAGGCCCCCTATCTGCGCTTCACGGGCGCGGTTCAGGGCATAAGGATCCTGGTCGATGCCGATCACCTGCGCTCCGGCTTCCAGCAGCAGCCGGGTGTGCCCGGCACCGCCCAGCGTGCCGTCCACGAAGACCTTGCCAGGCTCGGGCCGAAGGGCGTCGAGCACTTCAAGGGCCAGCACAGGCGTATGGGTGAGGGGGGTGGCTTCGTTTTCGGTCACAGTGAATATCCAGGAAGGGTGAGTAAAAGATGAAGTATGTGAAGGACAGGTGTCCGTAAGGTTTGTCACGCCACGAAATTGGCGAG
This portion of the Deinococcus fonticola genome encodes:
- the rsmH gene encoding 16S rRNA (cytosine(1402)-N(4))-methyltransferase RsmH; the encoded protein is MTENEATPLTHTPVLALEVLDALRPEPGKVFVDGTLGGAGHTRLLLEAGAQVIGIDQDPYALNRAREAQIGGLTVVQGNYRDMRTLLAEIGVSAVDGILLDIGVSSFQLDDVERGFSYHSEAPLDMRMAQSGETAADVVNTYEEAELAAIIYEYGEERHSRRIARAITQARYKTPIETTVQLAELIKRAYPGFSKGIHPARRTFQALRIHVNDELGALRDGLGAAEHLLKPGGRLAVISFHSLEDRIVKRFLLGSSALTPLTKRPVVASEQEQATNPRARSAKLRGAEKTSPEKTSTGKTSVGKTTDPPSAEEAE